In Gadus chalcogrammus isolate NIFS_2021 chromosome 1, NIFS_Gcha_1.0, whole genome shotgun sequence, one DNA window encodes the following:
- the irx7 gene encoding iroquois homeobox 7 → MPAQPGFVNILERNINMSTGYQIPFLGCPSGLQSSPHSLGAMSARVPLAYSGLQGYNFIPYPHHRHIAHMNAAFDLKAASPYHHALLARGGPFYSPYRPGPTEDPSRIAKVATRESTSALKAWLNEHLKNPYPTKGEKIMLAIITKMSLTQVSTWFANARRRLKKENRVSWASKGKSDEEEEEEDEEHDGDSDGDEGPLRTCRLEDQEERGVRSVDEDANEEAGHVYCSSSSPHDNSDVQQKVDTTRKDNEVALVNKGDSDTEQTSAPLEREDIIACQKPKIWSLAETATCETVKKAVDTTHRFHGADVGLLWADWAARNGFYIPLMYSNPGRL, encoded by the exons ATGCCCGCCCAACCTGGATTTGTCAATATTTTGGAAAGAAACATTAACATGTCAACTGGATACCAGATACCGTTCTTGGGATGCCCGTCAGGCTTACAGTCATCACCCCACTCGCTGGGAGCCATGTCGGCCAGGGTTCCACTCGCGTATTCGGGACTACAAGGATACAACTTCATTCCCTACCCTCACCATAGACACATTGCTCACATg AACGCTGCGTTCGATCTGAAGGCAGCTTCCCCGTATCACCACGCACTCCTAGCCCGAGGGGGGCCATTCTACTCCCCCTACCGACCGGGGCCCACCGAGGACCCCAGCAGGATCGCCAAGGTGGCTACCCGGGAGAGCACCAGCGCGCTGAAGGCCTGGCTCAACGAGCACCTGAAGAACCCCTACCCCACCAAGGGCGAGAAGATCATGCTGGCAATCATCACCAAGATGAGCCTCACGCAGGTGTCCACGTGGTTTGCCAACGCGAGACGAAGGCTGAAGAAGGAGAACCGAGTGAGTTGGGCCTCTAAAGGAAAatcagacgaggaggaggaggaggaggacgaagagcaCGATGGAGATAGTGATGGAGACGAGGGTCCTCTACGGACATGTCGtctggaggaccaggaggagaggggcgtCCGATCTGTGGACGAGGACGCGAACGAGGAAGCCGGACACGTGTACTGCAGTTCCAGCTCTCCGCACGATAATTCAGATGTTCAACAGAAAGTCGACACGACGCGTAAAGACAACGAAGTCGCACTTGTGAACAAAGGTGATAGTGATACGGAGCAGACATCCGCTCCTTTGGAGAGGGAAGACATTATCGCCTGCCAAAAACCTAAGATCTGGTCCCTGGCAGAAACGGCCACTTGTGAAACAGTGAAGAAGGCTGTGGACACCACGCACCGGTTCCATGGGGCAGATGTGGGCCTCCTCTGGGCGGACTGGGCCGCGAGGAACGGGTTTTACATCCCGCTGATGTATTCCAATCCAGGGAGATTGTAA
- the cd40 gene encoding tumor necrosis factor receptor superfamily member 5 isoform X2 yields MSWVNYILFFTAGAALACDPQTQYHREDGQCCKKCPQGTRMSDNTNCLDPLCKPCEVDEYQMGYTVEKKCDLQPYCDPNKNMVHDGPVTKEKLSVCRCRDGFHCHTEACITCVAHSHCAAGQRVKDKGNHSLDTVCQDCPPNTFSTGSPADSDCHDWTVCEPGPGKIEGTTTSDAICESTHRHHFFLIIPILIILALFAFAYWKRRGNEDKKSFEELGTTDTPVPIHGPEVAITLPEENDYPLVRPQPPMGTNGGPPVTDNGRVVAQERGKGSVVPQQESHDPLLLINPFD; encoded by the exons ATGTCCTGGGTGAACTACATTTTGTTTTTCACG GCTGGTGCAGCACTCGCTTGCGATCCACAGACCCAATACCATAGAGAAGATGGCCAGTGTTGCAAAAAATGTCCTCAAG GAACCAGGATGTCGGACAATACAAATTGCCTGGATCCCCTGTGCAAGCCATGTGAGGTGGATGAGTATCAGATGGGCTACACTGTGGAAAAGAAGTGTGACCTTCAACCGTACTGTGACCCCA ATAAAAACATGGTCCACGATGGACCTGTTACAAAGGAGAAGCTAAGCGTGTGCAGGTGTCGTGACGGGTTTCACTGCCACACCGAAGCGTGCATTACCTGTGTGGCCCACTCCCACTGTGCAGCCGGACAGAGGGTCAAAGACAAAG GGAACCATTCTCTTGACACAGTGTGTCAAGATTGTCCGCCCAACACATTTTCTACTGGGTCGCCTGCAGACAGTGACTGCCATGATTGGACTGT ATGTGAACCTGGACCCGGAAAAATAGAGGGTACAACCACATCTGACGCAATCTGTG AGTCAACACATCGTCACCACTTCTTTTTGATAATCCCAATCCTCATAATCCTTGCCCTGTTTGCATTCGCATACTGGAAACGAAGAG GTAATGAAGATAAAAAG AGTTTTGAAGAACTCGGCACTACAGACACACCCGTGCCCATTCATGGACCGGAAGTAGCCATAACGTTACCAGAAGAGAACGACTACCCGCTGGTCCGTCCTCAGCCCCCTATGGGCACCAACGGCGGCCCCCCAGTGACTGACAACGGGAGAGTCGTAGCACAGGAAAGGGGGAAAGGTTCCGTCGTCCCACAACAAGAATCCCATGATCCCTTGTTGCTTATCAATCCTTTTGACTAA
- the cd40 gene encoding tumor necrosis factor receptor superfamily member 5 isoform X3 yields MSWVNYILFFTAGAALACDPQTQYHREDGQCCKKCPQGTRMSDNTNCLDPLCKPCEVDEYQMGYTVEKKCDLQPYCDPNKNMVHDGPVTKEKLSVCRCRDGFHCHTEACITCVAHSHCAAGQRVKDKGNHSLDTVCQDCPPNTFSTGSPADSDCHDWTVCEPGPGKIEGTTTSDAICESTHRHHFFLIIPILIILALFAFAYWKRRDTPVPIHGPEVAITLPEENDYPLVRPQPPMGTNGGPPVTDNGRVVAQERGKGSVVPQQESHDPLLLINPFD; encoded by the exons ATGTCCTGGGTGAACTACATTTTGTTTTTCACG GCTGGTGCAGCACTCGCTTGCGATCCACAGACCCAATACCATAGAGAAGATGGCCAGTGTTGCAAAAAATGTCCTCAAG GAACCAGGATGTCGGACAATACAAATTGCCTGGATCCCCTGTGCAAGCCATGTGAGGTGGATGAGTATCAGATGGGCTACACTGTGGAAAAGAAGTGTGACCTTCAACCGTACTGTGACCCCA ATAAAAACATGGTCCACGATGGACCTGTTACAAAGGAGAAGCTAAGCGTGTGCAGGTGTCGTGACGGGTTTCACTGCCACACCGAAGCGTGCATTACCTGTGTGGCCCACTCCCACTGTGCAGCCGGACAGAGGGTCAAAGACAAAG GGAACCATTCTCTTGACACAGTGTGTCAAGATTGTCCGCCCAACACATTTTCTACTGGGTCGCCTGCAGACAGTGACTGCCATGATTGGACTGT ATGTGAACCTGGACCCGGAAAAATAGAGGGTACAACCACATCTGACGCAATCTGTG AGTCAACACATCGTCACCACTTCTTTTTGATAATCCCAATCCTCATAATCCTTGCCCTGTTTGCATTCGCATACTGGAAACGAAGAG ACACACCCGTGCCCATTCATGGACCGGAAGTAGCCATAACGTTACCAGAAGAGAACGACTACCCGCTGGTCCGTCCTCAGCCCCCTATGGGCACCAACGGCGGCCCCCCAGTGACTGACAACGGGAGAGTCGTAGCACAGGAAAGGGGGAAAGGTTCCGTCGTCCCACAACAAGAATCCCATGATCCCTTGTTGCTTATCAATCCTTTTGACTAA
- the cd40 gene encoding tumor necrosis factor receptor superfamily member 5 isoform X1: MSWVNYILFFTAGAALACDPQTQYHREDGQCCKKCPQGTRMSDNTNCLDPLCKPCEVDEYQMGYTVEKKCDLQPYCDPNKNMVHDGPVTKEKLSVCRCRDGFHCHTEACITCVAHSHCAAGQRVKDKGNHSLDTVCQDCPPNTFSTGSPADSDCHDWTVCEPGPGKIEGTTTSDAICESTHRHHFFLIIPILIILALFAFAYWKRRGNEDKKQSFEELGTTDTPVPIHGPEVAITLPEENDYPLVRPQPPMGTNGGPPVTDNGRVVAQERGKGSVVPQQESHDPLLLINPFD; encoded by the exons ATGTCCTGGGTGAACTACATTTTGTTTTTCACG GCTGGTGCAGCACTCGCTTGCGATCCACAGACCCAATACCATAGAGAAGATGGCCAGTGTTGCAAAAAATGTCCTCAAG GAACCAGGATGTCGGACAATACAAATTGCCTGGATCCCCTGTGCAAGCCATGTGAGGTGGATGAGTATCAGATGGGCTACACTGTGGAAAAGAAGTGTGACCTTCAACCGTACTGTGACCCCA ATAAAAACATGGTCCACGATGGACCTGTTACAAAGGAGAAGCTAAGCGTGTGCAGGTGTCGTGACGGGTTTCACTGCCACACCGAAGCGTGCATTACCTGTGTGGCCCACTCCCACTGTGCAGCCGGACAGAGGGTCAAAGACAAAG GGAACCATTCTCTTGACACAGTGTGTCAAGATTGTCCGCCCAACACATTTTCTACTGGGTCGCCTGCAGACAGTGACTGCCATGATTGGACTGT ATGTGAACCTGGACCCGGAAAAATAGAGGGTACAACCACATCTGACGCAATCTGTG AGTCAACACATCGTCACCACTTCTTTTTGATAATCCCAATCCTCATAATCCTTGCCCTGTTTGCATTCGCATACTGGAAACGAAGAG GTAATGAAGATAAAAAG CAGAGTTTTGAAGAACTCGGCACTACAGACACACCCGTGCCCATTCATGGACCGGAAGTAGCCATAACGTTACCAGAAGAGAACGACTACCCGCTGGTCCGTCCTCAGCCCCCTATGGGCACCAACGGCGGCCCCCCAGTGACTGACAACGGGAGAGTCGTAGCACAGGAAAGGGGGAAAGGTTCCGTCGTCCCACAACAAGAATCCCATGATCCCTTGTTGCTTATCAATCCTTTTGACTAA